The sequence below is a genomic window from Streptomyces sp. V1I1.
CACCAGTCCCATACTGACCCTGGACTTTTGTCCTAAGCCCTAGGGGGCACTCGCGAAAACACGTCACTCACGGAGTAATGTCCCACCTGAGAAGACGATCACGAGGAAGGACAGCTCAATGCTCTCCCGCCTGTTTGCCCCCAAGGTGAAGGTCAGCGCCCACTGCGACCTGCCCTGCGGTGTCTACGACCCGGCCCAGGCCCGCATCGAGGCCGAGTCGGTCAAGGCCGTCCAGGAGAAGTTCCAGGCCAACGAGGACCCGCACTTCCGGGCCCGCGCCACGGTCATCAAGGAGCAGCGCGCGGAGCTCGCCAAGCACCACGTCTCGGTGCTGTGGAGCGATTACTTCAAGCCGCCGCACTTCGAGAAGTACCCGGAGCTGCACCAGCTGGTCAACGACGCCCTGAAGGCGCTGTCGGCCGCGAAGGCGTCGACGGACCCGGCGACGGGCCAGAAGGCGCTGGACTACATCGCCCAGATCGACAAGATCTTCTGGGAGACGAAGAAGGCCTGACCTTCCCGGTCACGTCCTTTTTGCGCACGTTCGCTTGCGTACGACAGCACCCGGCATTCGCGCGGAGCCGGGTGCTGTCGGCGTTTTCGCTCCCGTCGAGCCGGGGTGCCCGATCCCTGGGTCCCCGCCCAGCTCCGCGCTCAGGCCGGGCCCGCCTCGGCCGTTCCAGCCCTGCGGCTATGCAGGACCACCATGGCCGTCACCGCCGCGGCCAGCAGCG
It includes:
- the sodN gene encoding superoxide dismutase, Ni — translated: MLSRLFAPKVKVSAHCDLPCGVYDPAQARIEAESVKAVQEKFQANEDPHFRARATVIKEQRAELAKHHVSVLWSDYFKPPHFEKYPELHQLVNDALKALSAAKASTDPATGQKALDYIAQIDKIFWETKKA